In the Brassica napus cultivar Da-Ae chromosome A7, Da-Ae, whole genome shotgun sequence genome, one interval contains:
- the LOC106355772 gene encoding D-inositol 3-phosphate glycosyltransferase-like — MAFKNHSSRTVYTSSSLPFRFTPTIILLLIFCTSYYIFSQLDHSPLTSSAENPPFAGDLRDLTSPWNKLSFGSISEKLKLAVFCKSWPVGSIPGGMERHAYTLYTSLASRGHEVHVFTVSSDRSNRYENQEEYYNKGDLHIYFAPNENGALNISHAFEIFHRINGVDHPFDYVHTESVALPHWRVKMVHKGDVAVTWHGIWYEIMHSKLFEELYYSNEHPISDLDHTMPRLVDEIRFFPAYKQHICISNSAREVLVNIYQLPKRNVHVIVNGVDQTKFVYSPEAGARFRAKHGVPEGNGTVIVMGVSGRLVRDKGHPLLYEAFALIAKTHPQVYLLVAGSGPWGKRYAELGDHVRVLGSLEPEELSGFYNALDVFVNPTLRPQGLDLTIIEAMQCGKPVVAPNYPSIVGTVVVDERFGYTFSPNVRSLVETLDSVVSDGSRVLEMKGKACKDYAISMFTATQMASAYERFFMCMTNERFCRYPLPIDS; from the coding sequence ATGGCTTTCAAGAATCATTCTTCAAGAACAGTTTATACTTCTTCTTCACTTCCTTTCAGATTCACACCAACCATTATATTACTACTCATCTTCTGTACTTCTTACTACATCTTCTCACAGCTCGATCACTCTCCGTTGACTTCTTCAGCGGAAAATCCTCCCTTCGCTGGAGATCTTCGAGACCTAACATCCCCATGGAACAAACTCTCTTTCGGATCAATCTCCGAGAAGCTAAAACTCGCCGTCTTCTGCAAATCATGGCCCGTTGGTTCGATCCCCGGAGGGATGGAGCGTCACGCATACACTCTCTACACTTCTCTCGCCTCAAGAGGCCACGAGGTTCACGTCTTCACGGTTTCTTCCGACAGAAGTAACCGTTATGAAAACCAAGAAGAGTATTACAACAAAGGAGATCTACACATCTACTTTGCCCCAAACGAAAACGGTGCACTTAACATCTCTCATGCCTTCGAGATCTTCCACAGAATCAACGGTGTAGATCATCCTTTCGACTATGTTCACACGGAGAGCGTTGCTCTTCCTCATTGGCGAGTCAAGATGGTGCATAAAGGTGACGTGGCTGTGACATGGCATGGCATTTGGTACGAGATTATGCATTCTAAGCTTTTTGAAGAGCTTTATTACTCGAATGAGCATCCTATCTCCGATCTTGATCACACAATGCCTAGACTCGTCGATGAAATCAGATTCTTCCCGGCTTATAAACAGCACATTTGCATAAGCAACAGCGCGCGTGAGGTTCTTGTTAACATCTACCAGCTTCCTAAGAGAAACGTTCATGTGATAGTCAACGGCGTTGACCAGACTAAGTTCGTGTACTCCCCTGAAGCTGGAGCTAGGTTTAGGGCGAAACACGGTGTTCCGGAAGGTAATGGGACAGTTATTGTGATGGGTGTGTCTGGACGTTTGGTGAGAGACAAAGGACATCCACTTCTGTACGAAGCGTTTGCTTTGATCGCTAAAACGCACCCTCAAGTGTACCTCCTTGTGGCTGGATCTGGTCCTTGGGGGAAAAGATACGCGGAGCTTGGTGATCacgttagggttttagggtctTTAGAGCCTGAAGAGCTCTCTGGTTTCTACAACGCTTTGGATGTGTTTGTGAATCCAACGTTGAGACCTCAAGGGCTCGACTTGACGATCATTGAGGCAATGCAGTGTGGGAAACCTGTTGTGGCGCCGAACTACCCGAGCATTGTTGGGACGGTGGTTGTGGACGAGCGTTTTGGGTATACGTTTTCTCCAAACGTGAGGTCTCTTGTTGAGACGTTGGACTCTGTTGTAAGTGATGGGTCTAGGGTTTTGGAGATGAAGGGGAAAGCTTGTAAGGATTATGCTATTTCAATGTTTACAGCTACTCAGATGGCTTCAGCTTATGAGAGATTCTTTATGTGTATGACTAATGAGAGGTTTTGTAGGTACCCTCTTCCTATAGacagttga